AGTGAACACTGTTCTTATAAAAACTCAAAACCTGTTTTAAAAACATTCTTTACAAAAGGAAAACAAGTTATTCAAGGGCCTGGTGAAGGTGCTGGAATTGTAGATATTGGCGATCAACAAGCAGTTGTTTTTAAAATGGAAAGCCATAATCATCCATCAGCAGTTGAGCCTTATGAAGGGGCTGCTACAGGTGTTGGTGGTATTATCCGTGATATTTTTAGTATGGGCGCAAGACCGATCGCTATGCTAGATTCTTTGCGTTTTGGTGAATTAAACAATCCACAAACAAAACGTATTTTTTCTGGTGTTGTTGATGGTATTGGCGGATATGGAAACTGTATTGGTATTCCAACAGTGGGTGGAGAAACGAAATTTGATGCTTCTTATGAAGGTAACCCACTAGTAAATGCAATGTGTGTAGGGATTATTGACCATGCTGATATTCAAAAAGGGCAAGCGAGTGGTGTTGGGAATGCCATTATGTATGTTGGCGCTAAGACAGGCCGTGATGGGATTCATGGCGCAACATTTGCGAGTGAAGAATTTAGTGATGAAAACAGTGGTCAACGTTCAGCGGTTCAAGTTGGCGATCCATTTATGGAAAAACTATTAATGGAAGCTTGTCTGGAATTAATTAAAGAACTAGACGACCACTTAGTGGGAATCCAAGATATGGGTGCTGCTGGTCTTGTATCATCTAGTTCTGAAATGGCATCTAAGGCAGGTACGGGTATCTTATTAAATCTAGACGATGTGCCTCAACGTGAAACAGGTATGACACCGTATGAAATTTTACTATCTGAATCGCAAGAGAGAATGTTGTTATGTGTTGAAAAAGGTTATGAAAAAGAAGTAGAGGCATTATTTGCACGCTATGATTTGGATGCTGTGACGGTTGGTGAAGTAACAGAAGGCGATCGTTATAAAGTTTTCCAAGGTGGTCAATTAGTAGCAGATGTTCCAGTTGATTCTCTAGCAGAAGATGCTCCTGTTTATCAAAATAAAGCAACCAAGCCTGCCCGTATGAGTCAATACGAAACAGAAGCAGCATTTGTGCCAAAAGTGGATGATTTAAAAGAGAGTTTATTTAATCTATTAACAACGGCTGATTTAGCAAGTAAAGCACCGATTTATGAAACTTACGATTCAATGGTTCGAACAAACACTGTTGTGGGACCTGGTAGTGATGCAGCGGTTGTCCGCATTAGAGGCACACGTAAAGCATTAGCGATGACAGCAGATTGTAATGCCCGTTATATTTATTTAAATCCATATGTAGGCGGACAAATTGCAGTAGCAGAAGCAGCTCGAAATATTGTTGCTTCAGGTGGCTACCCACTAGCTATTACCGACTGCTTGAACTTTGGTAACCCAGAAAACCCTGAAATCTTCTACGAACTACAAGAATCTGCAAAAGGTATTTCAGCAGTTTGTGAACGATTCGATGCACCAGTTATTTCAGGTAACGTGTCACTTTATAATGAAAATAAAAATGGTGCTATTTATCCAACACCAACAATCGGAATGGTTGGATTGATTGAAGATGTTGATCATGTTTTAACGCAACACTTTAACCAAGCAGGTGATGTTATTTATGTTATTGGTGAAACAAAAGATAATTATGCGGGTTCACTCATTCAAAAAGTACAAGTCGGTCAAATTTCTGGCTTAGTTGATTTTGATATGGAACAAGAATATCAAAATCAAGCTTTCGTTCGCCAAGCTAACAAAGCGGGCTTCTTAACAAGTGCGCATGATATTTCTGAAGGTGGGCTTGCTGCAGCATTAATGGAAGCTGTCTTTACAACTCAGTTTGGATTTGATGTTAAAGCAGATTTAACTAATGCTCAATTATTTAGCGAAACACAGTCACGCTTTATTGTTACTGTACCCCAAGATAAGAAAGACCAATTCGAAGCGTCTATCCCAGGAGATGTTCCTGTTGCCGTTTTAGGTAGCGTGACGAAATCAGATGAAATCTCATTATCAACAAATGAAACTGACATAGCATTTAAACGTTCTGATATTGAGACCAAGTGGAGAGAGGTTATCCCATGTCTTCTAAAAGCTTAGAAAACGAAGCAGTAGTACCCCCATTTTTTTATGAAAACGACAATAGTCTCCTCTCTATGGAGTGGGAATCGGATCACAGCAGAAGCATTAATGAAGAGTGCGGTGTTTTTGGCGTATGGAATCATCCTCAAGCTAATCGCGTTACCTTTTTCGGCTTACATGCCCTCCAACATCGTGGGCAAGCAGGAGCAGGTATTAGCTGTGGTGATGGTCAAGCATTAAAAAATTTCCGAGGTATTGGCTTGTTAAGCCACGTCTTTAAAAATGCAGAAGATTTAGAATCGTTAACAGGAGACCGTGCGATTGGTCATGTTCGCTATGCGACAAATGGTGGACACGACAATTTAAATAATTTTCAACCCTTTTTGTTCCATTTTCATGATCAAGATATTGCCTTGGCTCATAATGGTAATATTACTAATGCTCAGAGTTTACGAAGAGAACTAGAAGAATCAGGTGCTGTTTTTAACTCATCATCTGATTCTGAAGTGTTAATTCATTTGATTCGTCACAGTAAAAAAGATGATTTTTATGAAAAGTTAGAGGATGCGCTTCGCCAAATACAAGGTGGTTTTAACTATACGATTCTAACAAACGATGCCTTAATTGGTGTTGTTGATCCAAATAGCTTCCGTCCGCTTGTTATTGGGAAAATGAAGAATGGTGCTTACATTTTAACGAGTGAGAGCTGTGCTCTACATGTTGTTGGCGCTGAATTTGTTCAAAATATTCATGCTGGTCACTATGCTATTATTAATGACGATGGGATTACGATCCGTTCTTACACGGACAAAACGATGATTGCCATTGAAGCAATGGAATATATTTATTTCGCAAGACCAGATTCTGATATTGCTGGTATTAACGTCCACAGTGCCCGAAAAGCCATGGGTCGTCAATTAGCACTTGAGCAGGCTCCACCAGCTCAAGTGGATATGGTGATCGGTGTGCCAAACTCATCCTTATCTGCTGCAACAGGTTACGCTGAACAGAGTGGTATACCATATGAAATGGGACTTGTTAAAAACCAATATGTTGCAAGAACATTCATTGAACCAACTCAGGAATTAAGAGAACAAGGTGTTCGTAAAAAGCTATCTGCTGTTGTCGGAGTTGTAGAAGGTAAATCAATTGTCCTTGTGGATGATTCGATTGTTAGAGGAACAACGATGAAACGCCTAATCTTATTGTTAAGAGAAGCGGGTGCGCGTGAAGTACATGTTCGTATCACGAGCCCGCCATTCCGTTTCCCAAATTACTATGGGATTGATATGAGTACCAGTTCAGAGTTACTAGCAGCTAACATGACTGTTGCTGAAATGACAGATTATCTAGGTGCAGATACCTTGTCCTTCTTATCGGTAGAGGGAACCATTGAAAGTATCGGCTTAAATTTTGACGCACCTCATAAAGGAATATGTATTTCTGCTTTTACAGGCGATTATCCTGCGCCATTAGGTGATTATCAAGAAGGATTAGAAAAACAATTAACAACCATCCAAAAGAAAATTTTGAAAGGGGAACATGTTGATGACTGAAGGTAAGCATTCTGCTTATGAAGCAGCTGGTGTCCAAATTGAGAAGGGGTATGAAGCAGTTGAACGCATGAAAAAACATATTCAACGTACCAACCGTCCTGAAGTGATGTCTCAAGTTGGAGGCTTTGGAGGCTTATTTGATTTATCAAACCATAAAGATGGGCAGCCTATTCTTGTTTCTGGAACGGATGGCGTTGGGACAAAAATTATCCTTGCTCAACAATCAAAAACGTACGATACGATTGGCATTGATTGCGTAGCAATGTGTGTGAATGATGTATTAGCTCAAGGTGCAGAACCATTATTTTTCCTGGATTATTTAGCAGTTGGTCAAAATGACCCTCAAACGGTTGAAGCGATTGTCTCTGGAGTGGCACAAGGGTGTGTTGAGGCTGGTGCTGCTTTAATTGGAGGTGAGACAGCTGAAATGCCAGATGTTTATGGTAAAGAGGATTTTGATTTAGCTGGTTTTTGCGTCGGCATTGTTGACCGTAAAAAAATGCTAGATAAGACAAAGGTCGAAGCAGGCCATGTCTTAGTGGGGATTCCAAGCTCTGGCATTCACTCTAATGGTTTTTCTCTCGTTAGAAAGGTGTTCTTCAAGGATAATGATTGGCAATATGATCAACTACTAGAAGACGGAAAGTCTCTGATTGATCATCTTCTAACCCCTACTCGTATTTACGTTAATGATTTACTACCACTATTAAAAAGAGGACTGATAAAAGGCCTTGCTCATATTACAGGCGGTGGTTTTCCTGAGAATTTGCCGCGAATGTTTGATGAAACGACATTAACAGCTCATGTCGATACATCTAAATGGCAACCTCATCCAATTTTTTCGCTCATTCAAGAACTAGGGAATGTATCATCCGATGATATGTATCAAGTGTTCAATATGGGGATTGGAATGATCGCTGCAGTTGCAAAGGAAGATGTTGAAACAGTTTGCCAACATATTCCAGATGCAGTTGTTATTGGTGTAATGAGTCAGAAAGTTGATGACAAAGATCTTATCTTAACAATGGAGGAATCAAACTAATATGAGAATCGCTTTATTCGCTTCAGGAAATGGCTCTAACGTTGAAGCTATTATCCAAGCGTCACTAGAAGGTCGCTTGGACGCTGAAATTGCCTGTCTATTCTGTGATAATCCGCATGCATACGTGATTGAGCGTGCCATCAAACATAATATTCCATTCTTTGTTTGTGCACCACAACAATGTGCAACACGAGAGAAGTGGGAAGGATTTATTCTTTCTTTCTTGGAAACACATCAAGTAGACTGGATTGTTTTAGCAGGCTTTATGCGAATCATTGGTCAACCATTGTTGAATCGATTCCCTAATCGCATTTTGAATATTCATCCATCGCTTTTACCAGCTTTTCCGGGTAAAAACAGCATTAAAGAGGCCTTTGATGCAAAAGCTACTCATACGGGTGTAACGGTTCATTATGTTGATAACGGCATTGATACGGGCCCCGTTATTGCCCAAGAAGAAGTAGCCATTCAAGATGGATGGGATTTAGAAACGCTAGAAGAAGCAATTCACCAAATTGAACACCGACTTTACCCAGAAATTATTCAACAAGTAACGAAAAAGGAGTGCGCATATTCATGACCAAACGTTATGCCTTAATCAGTGTGTCGGATAAAACAGAAATCGAAAGAGTAGCCAAAAGTTTAATAAAAGCTGGTCTATCTCTTCTAAGTACAGGTGGAACGTTAAAAGCATTAGAAGATGCCGGTATTCCAGTAGCAGCCGTTGAAAGTGTAACGGAATTTCCAGAGATGATGGACGGTCGTGTAAAAACACTTCACCCTAAAATTCACGGTGGTTTGTTAGGACTTAGAAGTAACGAAAAGCATCAAGCAGCTATGTCAGAACATGGGATTTTACCAATTGACGTCGTTGTTGTTAATTTATATCCCTTTAAAGAGACAATCACGAAAGCTGATGTGACATTGGGTGATGCGATTGAAAACATTGATATTGGTGGTCCAAGCATGCTGAGAAGTGCAGCTAAAAACTATCAATCTGTCACAGTCGTAACAGATCCAAGAGACTACGATCAATTGATTAGTCAATTAGATGAAACTGGTGAAACAAACTTAGCTTTTAGACAATACTTAGCTAAAAAGGTCTTCCAATTAACAGCTTACTACGATTCACTAATTGCTAATTACTTAACAGAATCGTTTGAGCCATTAGAAAAAGAAGCGAATTGGCCACAATTAGTTTTATCTTACGAGCATAACCAAAGCCTTCGTTATGGCGAAAATAGCCACCAAGAAGCTGATTTCTATACGCAATTAAATGCGCCTAACTATAGTATTTCTCGAGCAGAGCAATTGCATGGTAAAGCACTGTCGTACAATAATATTAAAGATGCTAATGCGGCCCTTCAAATCATTAAAGAGTTCCCAGAAGCTTGTGCTGTAGCTGTCAAACACTTAAATCCTTGTGGTGTAGCTATTGGAGACAATATTGAACAAGCTTTTGATCGTTGTTTTGAAGCAGATCCGATTTCCATCTTTGGTGGGATTGTTGTTGTCAATCGTCCCGTTAGTTTAGAACTAGCTGAAAAGCTACATACGATCTTTTTAGAAATTGTTATTGCACCATCTTTTGATGAGGATGCTTTCCAATTATTAGCGAAAAAGAAAAATCTTCGCTTAATGACCCTCAACTTTCCAGAGTCGCATGACCAAAAAGAATGGGAATATAGTTCAGTTTCTGGTGGCTTACTCGTTCAAAATGTGGATGATTCAAAAGAATTAACACAATTTGATCAATGGGAAACGATGACTGAGCGCCAACCGACAGAGCGTGAATTAACAGCAATGAGCTTTGGTATGCGCGTGTGTAAACACGTGAAGAGTAATGCTATTGTAATAACAAATGATTATCGCACGTTAGGAATCGGTTCAGGCCAAATGAACCGTGTTGGCGCTGCTAAAATTGCGTTAGAACAAGCTAAAGAAGCTTTAACAACTCTAGATGATACGCTATTAGTTATGGCTAGTGATGCCTTTTTCCCAATGGACGATACCGTTCAACTTGCTAACCAATACGGCGTTACTGCGGTTATTCAACCGGGTGGATCTCTAAAAGATAGTGATTCAGTCAAAGCCTGTGATGAAGCAGCTATGGCAATGGTAAAAACGGGTATCCGTCATTTCAAACATTAAAAAAGGAGCCGGCCACTTATGACCAAAACAAGCATATTAGTGGTAGGAGCAGGCGGTAGAGAGCATGCTCTTGCTAAGCAGTACGCCAAAAGTTCGCACGTTAACCAAGTTTTTGTTGCCCCAGGTAATCCAGGCATGGTTCAATCAGCTAATGAATATGAAGCAGCCATTTCATGTGTTGCTATAACTGTAGAGGATATTGAAGCATTACTTCATTTTGCTAAGGAAGAAGCTGTTTCTCTTACATTTGTTGGTCCTGAAGTTCCTTTAAATCTAGGAATTGTAGACCGTTTTTCAGAAGAGGGATTAGCGGTTGTAGGACCAACTAAGGAAGCTGCTCAATTGGAGTCTTCGAAGGCTTTTGCGAAGGCTGTTATGGAAAAAGCTGATGTTAAAACGGCAGCCTATCGTTACTTTAAGTCAGACGATTTCGACAATGCTTTAGAGTATTTAGCAGAGCAAAGCTTTCCAATTGTTTTAAAAGAAGATGGTCTTGCACAAGGGAAAGGTGTAACCATTTCACCAGATTTTGAAGATGCTAAGCTAACACTAAAGGCGATGATGATTGACCATCAGTCGGATGTCATCATTGAAGAGTGCTTAGTCGGCGAAGAATTCTCTTATTTTGTTCTTGTTAATGGCAAGCATACCATTCCGGTCGGAACAGCTCGTGACTATAAGAGAGTTGGCGATGGCGATAAAGGTTTAAATACAGGCGGCATGGGGGCCTATGCACCTGTTGATTGGGCTGATGAATTACTGGATGAGGTAAATCAAAGTGTTATCCAACCGGTTATCGATCAAATGGTTAGCCAAGGATGTCCATTTACGGGTGTCTTATATGCTGGGTTGATGAAAACTGAGAAAGGCATTTATGTCATCGAATTTAACACGCGCTTTGGTGATCCAGAAACACAAATTCTATTACCTTTAATCGAGGATGATTTTTATGATGTGACACTGGCACATATTAATCAGCAACCTTTTAAAATCAGTTTGTCTGATCAAAAAAGCCTTGGGGTTGTTTTAGCGGCAAAAGGTTACCCAAAAGTCTATAAGCGTGGTATGCCGATTCAGCTAACCGAAGAAACCGTAGCTGATGCCATTCGTTACGCCGGTGTTAGCAAAGACGCTGACCAACTAGTTGCTAATGGTGGCAGAATTTTGATGGTAACAGCTCAAGCGAATGAATTCTCTAAATGCCGTGACCAGGTTTATAAACAACTCACACAGTTAACTGTTCCTGATAGTTTTTATCGAAATGATATTGGGCTGCACCAATAGTATAAATAGGAGGCGCCAGAAAATGGCGTCTTTATTTTTTTGAATAAAAGAGATAGCGAACCTTATTTTCAGTTTGTGCCGACCAGTTTTAAATGAGTGAGGAAAAGATTAAAAAGAAGAACAGAATATAGATATTTTTTAATTCAAAACTTTGGTAAAATGAATAAAATAATTCGAATGGGGTTGAGTTGATTGAAAACTGATATTCAAATTGCACAGGAAAACCAAATGCAACCGATTATGACCATTGCAAAGACATTAGGTCTTGGGGAAGATGACATCAAACAGTATGGTAAATATAAAGCTAAACTATCATGGGATAAAATAAAAAACTTAGGTCAAGAAGAAAATGGCAAATTAATTTTAGTAACGGCTATTAGCCCGACGCCAGCTGGCGAAGGAAAGTCAACGATGACAGTTGGACTTGGCGATTCGCTAGCTAAAATTGGTAAAAAAACGATGATTGCTTTAAGAGAACCGTCAATGGGGCCAACCATGGGAATGAAGGGCGGAGCTGCAGGTGGTGGTTATGCGCAAGTTCAACCAATGGAAGAAATTAATCTTCATTTTACTGGCGATATGCACGCCATTACAGCAACAAATAATGCCCTAGCCGCTTTTATCGATAACCACATCCAGCAAGGTAATCCGCTACAAATTGATCAACGCCGCATTACGTGGAAACGTGTCTTAGATATTAACGACCGTGCGCTGAGAAACGTTGTTATCGGTTTAGGTGGTCCAACGAATGGTGTACCCAGAGAAGATGGCTTTGATATTACTGTTGCTAGCGAAATTATGGCCATTTTATGTTTAGCGACTTCTCTTCATGATTTAAAAGACCGTTTAGCTCATATTGTGATTGGTTACAATACAAGCCGTAAGCCAGTGACCGTTCGTGACTTAAAAATGGAAGGAGCTTTAACACTTATATTAAAGGATGCCCTTGAACCAAATCTCGTTCAAACCCTTTATCATACACCAGCTTTCGTTCATGGAGGACCGTTTGCAAATATTGCTCATGGCTGTAACAGTGTCATTGCGACTCAATCAGCCCTGAAATTAGCGGATTACGTTGTAACTGAAGCGGGTTTTGGTGCTGATTTAGGAGCTGAGAAGTTTTTAGATATTAAAGTACCAGTTTTAGGTAAGCACCCAGATGCAGTTGTCATTGTTGCGACGATTCGCTCATTGAAAATGCACGGTGGTGTTCCTAAAGATAAATTGAAGGATACAGAAGATGTTGCAGCAGTTAAGGCCGGCTTCGTTAACCTTCAAAAACATATTGAAAATATGCAGTCTTATGGTATTCCAGTTGTTGTTGGAATCAATCAATTTGTTCATGATACTCAAGAAGAAATTGATGCCCTTCAAGAAGCTTGCCAACAAATGGGTGTTGAGTGCGTGCTATCGTCTGTTTGGGAAAATGGCCCAGATGGCGGAATCGCTTTGGCTGAAGCTGTTGTCCGTGCATGCGACCAAGAAACATATTTTAGTCCCTTATATGTGGCTGATGAAACAACGATTAAAGAGAAAATTTCTCGCGTCGTAAAAACCATTTACGGTGGTTCTGATGTTCAGTATAGTAAAAAAGCTGAAACACAAATCAAGCAATTTAATCGTAATGGCTGGGAACATTTACCGGTTTGTATGGCAAAAACGCAATATTCTTTATCAGATGATCCATCTAAGCTTGCTCGTCCAGAAGGGTTTACGATTACGATTCGCGAATTTGTACCAAAAATTGGTGCAGGTTTCTTAGTTGCCTTAACAGGTGACATTTTAACGATGCCTGGTTTACCGAAACAACCAGCAGCTTTAAACATGGATGTTTTAGAAGATGGTACAGTAACCGGTCTATTTTAAAAATCTGTTCACTATAGAGTGTGCTATAATGGCAAAGAATGTTAATGTGAACTGAGGTTATAGGAAAATGAAAGATTTAAAAGCAATTGAATTGTCAAAAACATATGGAATTAAACAACTATTTGATCGGGTATCGTTTACCATTCGTGAAGGCGAATATGTGGGATTAATTGGTCCGAACGGGAGTGGTAAAAGTTCGCTAATGGAAATTTTAGCGGGCAAAGAAGAACCTGATTCAGGTAGTATTGAAAAACCGACTGATTTTCGTGTTGGTTATTTGTCTCAAGAACCTGAAATGGATGATAATCATACCATTTTTGAAGCGGTATTTGAGGGTGACTCGCCGCTCGCTCGCGTTGTTCGCGACTATGAGCGTGCCGTTTCACTTCTTTCATTAGACAGTATGAATGATCGCTACCAGCAAGCCTATGCTAAGGCAGAACAAGAAATGAATACGAAAGATGCGTGGCAAGCAGAAGTTCAATTTAAAACGATTTTAAATAAATTAGGCATTACTGAATTAGATAAAAAAATCGGTGAATTATCTGGTGGTCAGCGCAAGCGTGTTGGGTTGGCACAAGTGTTAATCCAATCGCCAGATTTATTACTTTTAGATGAACCGACTAACCACTTAGACGTGGATGCGATTATTTGGTTAGAGAAATATTTGGCTCAGTATAAGGGGTCATTGTTACTGATTACCCATGATCGTTACTTCCTTGAGCGAGTAACGAACCATATGCTGGAATTGAAGCATGGTCAGATTGAGAGTTACAAGGGTAATTACGCGTCATACTTGGAGCAAAAAGCTGAGCGCGAAGCTATCCAACAGAAAATGGATGATAAGCAAGTAAAATTGTATAAGAGTGAACTGGCTTGGATGCGTAAAGGAGCGAAGGCTCGTACAACTAAGCAGCAAGCGCGTATTCACCGCTTCGAAGATTTATCTCAGGGTGTTAAGCAACAAGTAAAAGATGACCAGCAAATTGAAATTGGCTTAGAAAGTTCTCGCTTAGGTAAGCGTGTCTTTAATTTAGAAGATGTGACGTTAGAAATCGGTGGAAAAACCATCTTGAATGATTTTAGTCATATTTTCCAATCGACCGACCGCATTGGGATTGTTGGTGAAAACGGCTCAGGTAAAACGACCTTTTTACGGATGCTAGCCGGGGATTTAGAGGCAGTTTCAGGTAAACTAGTTGTTGGTGAAACGGTTCGCATTGGTTACTACCGCCAAATTATGGAACCATTCCCAGAAGATAAACGTGTGATTAACTATTTGCAAGAAATTGCAGAGGAAGCTAAGAAAAAAGACGGCGTTGTTGTCAGCATTACCGAGTTGCTAGAAACATTTTTGTTTCCACGTGAGATGCACGGTAGCTTGATCCGCACCTTGTCAGGCGGTGAGAGAAGACGGTTGTATTTATTGAAAATTTTGATGAATCAACCGAATGTTTTGCTGTTTGATGAGCCAACTAATGATTTGGATATTGAAACATTGACCGTTTTAGAAGATTATTTAACCACTTTCCAAGGCGCTGTATTGGTTGTTTCTCATGATCGTTATTTCTTGGATAAAGTTGCGCATAAATTGTTGGTTATTGACCACCCAACTGGTCCAGCTCTTTTCTATGGTGACATGACAGACTATATAGAGAGTGGCTTAAAAGATAAAGCCAGTGAAGCAACTGAGAAAAAAACAGCTATAAAAGAGGCTATTCCAACAGCAGAAAAGAAAAACGAAAAAGTCAAACTGACCTATTCGGAGCAAATGGAATGGAAGACGATTGAAGAAGATATTATGCTAGCAGAAGAAACTGTCGATGAGTTAAAAGAGCAGATGGCAGTCAATGCAAGTGATTATTCCAAACTAGCAGAACTGCAAGAGCAGCTTGATTTAGCTGAAGCTGCTGTATCTGACAAGTGGGAACGTTACGAGTATCTTAGTCAGTTTATAAATGAATAAAAGGTTGAGGTGAAAAAAGGATGACCAAGCAATACTTAGAACTTGCTCAAAAAATTCTAGACGAAGGTGTTGTAAAAACAGATCGTACTGGAACAGGAACGAAGAGTATTTTCGGCTATCAAATGCGTTTCGACCTTCAAAAAGGATTTCCTTTATTAACAACTAAAAAAACAGCATTTGGATTAATTAAAAGCGAATTACTGTGGTTTTTAAAAGGTGATACAAATATTCGTTATTTGTTAGAAAATAATAACCATATTTGGGATGAGTGGGCTTTTGAACGTTATATTAAGTCAGCTGATTATACAGGACCAGATATGACCGATTTTGGTCGTCGCTCCTTGGAAGATGAGGCGTTTAATGAGCTTTACCAAATAGAGCTAACCCAATTTCAAAATCGTATTCTAGAAGATGATGACTTCGCCAGTAAACACGGCGAACTCGGACAAATCTATGGCTCACAGTGGCGTCATTGGAAAACGAGTCAAGGTGAAACTATTGACCAAATTAAAGATGTCATTGAAATGATTAAACATAATCCTGATTCGAGACGGCTAATGGTATCCGCATGGAATCCAGAAGATATTCCAAATATGGCATTACCGCCGTGTCATTCTTTATTCCAGTTTTATGTAGCAGATGGCAAACTTAGTTGCCAACTCTACCAAAGAAGTGCAGATGTCTTTCTCGGCGTACCTTTTAATATTGCGAGTTATGCTTTACTAACGCATTTGATTGCTAATGAAACAGGCTTAGAAGTCGGCGACTTTGTCCATACCTTTGGAGATGCTCACTTATATTTAAATCATATGGACCAAATTAATGAGCAATTGTCTCGTGATCCGCATGACTTGCCAGAATTAGTTATCAAACATCCAGAGAAATCAATTTTTGATATGGAAAAAGATGATATTATCGTCAAAGGTTACAAGAGCCACCCCCGTATTAAAGCACCGATTGCTGTTTAGGAGGAATCACTGAATGATTATTTTTGTATGGGCTGAAGATGAAAAGGGCGCTATTGGGAAAGATGGCGGATTACCTTGGAAATTACCAAATGATATGAAGTTTTTCAAAGAAACCACAACGGGCCATACGGTTCTTATGGGGAGAAAAACTTTTGAGAGTATGGGAAACCGACCATTACCTAATCGTCAAAACTTAATTATGACAAGACAATTGGATTATCAAGCGGATGGTGTGACAGTTGTTCATCATCTTGATGATATTATTGGTAATAGTGAAGATATTTATGTGATTGGTGGGAGCGAGATTTTCAAGCAGTTTATGCCAGTTGTAGATGTCTTATGGCAAACTAAGATTGCTGGTGATTTTGACGGCGATACCTTTTTCCCACAAGTAAACTGGGAAGATTGGCAGTTAGTTGAAAAAATACCAGGCATTCGCGATGAAAAAAATAAGCACGACCATGAATTCTTAAAATATATACGCAAATAAAAGGTAGCGATCTTCCTTTCTGAGTATTTCAACTCACGTAGTTGTTTGATTTTCATATACATATGCCATTTATCCACCTTTTCCACCTACTAATCATAAAAATAAGAAATACTGTCTTATCATACAATAAAGTAGATTCAATTTTAGAAAAGTGGCCCATTATTGTCTGGCGAAAATGGTCTACTTTAGTTTAGCAGTTACAAGAAACATCTCAGAATCTATAGTAGTGTATTTTTA
This genomic interval from Jeotgalibaca arthritidis contains the following:
- a CDS encoding thymidylate synthase, translated to MTKQYLELAQKILDEGVVKTDRTGTGTKSIFGYQMRFDLQKGFPLLTTKKTAFGLIKSELLWFLKGDTNIRYLLENNNHIWDEWAFERYIKSADYTGPDMTDFGRRSLEDEAFNELYQIELTQFQNRILEDDDFASKHGELGQIYGSQWRHWKTSQGETIDQIKDVIEMIKHNPDSRRLMVSAWNPEDIPNMALPPCHSLFQFYVADGKLSCQLYQRSADVFLGVPFNIASYALLTHLIANETGLEVGDFVHTFGDAHLYLNHMDQINEQLSRDPHDLPELVIKHPEKSIFDMEKDDIIVKGYKSHPRIKAPIAV
- a CDS encoding dihydrofolate reductase, which produces MIIFVWAEDEKGAIGKDGGLPWKLPNDMKFFKETTTGHTVLMGRKTFESMGNRPLPNRQNLIMTRQLDYQADGVTVVHHLDDIIGNSEDIYVIGGSEIFKQFMPVVDVLWQTKIAGDFDGDTFFPQVNWEDWQLVEKIPGIRDEKNKHDHEFLKYIRK